The window CGCAGTCCACCTGGCATTGGCCTGTGGAGCTGTTGAGCAGGGCCAGCCCGGTAAGGAAGGTAACGCTTGAGCCGCTGGCGGCGCTGAGTTGTTCCAGTGCGCGCTCGAACGTGTGGGGCTTGCCAAGTATTTGTTCGCCCAGCACAGCTACCTGGTCCGAGCCGATGATCAGGTGGTCTGGAAATTGGCTGGCCAAGGCCTGTGCCTTTTCCATTGCCAGGCGCTGCACCAGTTCAACGGCCTCCTCGCCAGGTCGATGGCTTTCGTCGATGTCGGGCGAGCTGCAGGCGAATGGAAGCCGCAATCTGGCGAGCAATTCACGGCGATAGGGTGAGCTGGAAGCAAGGAGCAGAGGCTGCATGCGGTTCTCCAATAAGTGAAAGTTGATTCTAATCAGTCCTGTGCAGGATTATTGCCCTGAATTTCCTTTGACATGCATTAGGCTCATCCCTAGAATGCTGCGCCTATGTTGAATGACCCGATTCCACCTCACGTTGACCCGCGCAAACTGGCTGATCGTGGCACTACCCTCCAAGGTGAAGTGTTGCTGGCCAGTTTGGAGAGACTCTGCGACCCGCTTTCCGATGATGTCGGTACGGTGCAGGCCAAATTCATTTTTGAACGAGACGAACGCCGGTCTGTGGTTATCCACAGTTCCATCGACGCCGAAGTCAAAATGGTTTGCCAGCGTTGTCTTGAGCTGGTCACCCTGCCGATCCATAGCGAGTGCAGTTACGCTGTGGTGAAGGAGGGTGCGAATACCCAGTCGTTACCGAAAGGTTATGACGTGCTGGAACTGGGCGAAGATCCATTGGATCTGCTGGCATTGATCGAGGAGGAGCTTTTGCTCGCCTTGCCCATTGTGCCTGCTCATCATCCGGAAGAATGCCAGCAGCCGGCGGGTCTCGATGAGCCCGAACCGAGCGTGGACGAGGTAACGCGGTCCAACCCGTTCAGTGTATTGGCGCAGTTAAAGCGTGACCCAAACGTTTAGGAGTTAATCAATTATGGCTGTTCAGCAGAACAAAAAATCCCGCTCTGCCCGTGACATGCGTCGTTCGCACGATGCCCTGTCGGCTAGCACTCTGTCGGTAGAAAAGACCACTGGTGAAATTCACCTGCGTCACCACGTATCGCCGGAAGGTGTTTACCGTGGTCGTAAAGTGATCGACAAGGGCGCTGACGAGTAATTTCTTGTCCGCTCCGATCATCGCGATCGACGCAATGGGCGGGGACTTCGGTCCCCGCAACATTGTTCAGGCCAGCCTCGCGTGCCTGATTGCTACGCCCTCGCTTCATCTGACCCTCGTTGGTCAAGCTCCCCTTATTGAAGAACTGATCGCCCGCCAACCTGGTGTGGATCGCTCGCGTCTGCGCGTTGTAAATGCCAGCGAAGTGATCGGCATGGATGAAAAGCCGTCTCAGGCGTTGCGTAGCAAGCCCGATTCTTCGATGCGGGTGGCGCTGGATCTAGTGGCTGGCGGTCAGGCCCAGGCCTGTGTCAGTGCCGGTAACACCGGTGCCTTGATGGCGCTCTCGCGTTTGGTACTCAAGACCTTGCCGGGCATTGATCGCCCGGCGATGGTCGCGGCGATTCCTACCCAGCGTGGCTACTGCCAGTTGCTTGATCTGGGGGCGAACGTCGATTGCAGTGCTGACAATCTGTACCAGTTTGCCGTGATGGGCTCGGTGGCCGCCGAGGCGCTCGGGGTTGTACGGCCCAGGGTTGCGCTGCTCAACATCGGCACCGAGGACATCAAGGGTAACCAGCAGGTCAAGCTAGCTGCGAGCCTGTTGCAGGCCGCGCCGGGCTTGAACTACACCGGATTTGTCGAGGGTGATGGCCTGTATCGAGGCGAGGCGGACGTCGTCGTTTGCGACGGCTTTGTCGGCAATATCCTGCTCAAGTCCAGTGAAGGACTTGCCAGCATGATTTCTGCGCGGATTGAAACATTGTTCAACCAGAATCTGCTGTCGAGGGCGGTCGGTGCGCTGGCGTTGCCGCTGCTCAAGCGCTTGCAGGCTGATCTCGCGCCGGCGCGACACAATGGCGCGAGCTTTCTCGGGTTGCAGGGCATTGTCGTCAAGAGTCATGGCTCGGCCAGCATGCAGGGCTTTCAGAGCGCCATTCATCGTGCGTTGATCGAAGTGGAGGGTAACCTGCCACAACATCTGCACGGGCGCCTGGCTGAGCTGCTTTAGGGTGTGTGTGCAGCGTTTATGCTCGTCGTCCGCTAGAATGTGACCCTGCTGACTGGCCAGTCATCAAACTGGCGGCTCAGTTTTTAACGAATTCTTCGCGCTCGGTCATGGCCGGGCGTTTATTTTGACGACCACAATCAGAGGCTTGTTCAATGTCTGCATCCCTCGCATTCGTCTTCCCGGGTCAGGGCTCCCAGTCTCTGGGTATGCTGGCCGACCAGGGCGCGCAACACCCGCTGATCCTTGATACTTTCGAGCAGGCATCCGATGCCTTGGGTTATGACCTTTGGGCTTTGACTCAGCAAGGTCCAGCCGAACTGCTCAATCAGACCGACAAGACCCAGCCTGCCATCCTGACCGCTTCCATTGCCCTCTGGCACGTATGGCTGGCTGAAGGCGGCGCGGTTCCGGCGTATGTTGCCGGTCACAGCCTGGGTGAATACAGCGCCCTGGTTGCCGCCCAAAGCCTGAGCCTGGCCGATGCGGTCAAGCTGGTGGAGCGTCGTGGTCAGCTGATGCAGGAAGCGGTTCCGGCCGGTCAGGGTGGCATGGCCGCCATCCTGGGCCTGGACGATGCCGATGTGATTGCCGCCTGTGCCGAAGCGGCGCAGGGCGAGGTGGTCAGTGCGGTGAACTTCAACTCCCCAGGCCAGGTCGTCATTGCCGGTGCCGCAGAAGCGGTCAAGCGTGCCATGGAGCTGTGCAAGGCCCGTGGTGCCAAGCGTGCATTGCCGCTGCCGGTGAGCGTTCCGTCCCATTGCGAATTGATGCGCCCTGCGGCAGAGCGCTTTGCTGCGTCCATCGAGGCGATTGAGTGGCAGGAACCCAATATTGCACTGGTGCAGAACGTCAGTGCCGCTGCAGTGAGTGATCTGGCTACGCTCAAGCGTGATTTGTTGGAGCAGTTGTACAAGCCGGTTCGCTGGGTGGAATCCATCCAGTGCCTGGCAAGCCATGGTGCGACCCAGCTGGTTGAATGTGGGCCGGGCAAAGTACTGGCTGGTCTGAACAAGCGTTGCGCCGAAGGCGTGACAACCTACAACCTGGATACCCCGGATGCCTTCGCCGCCGCTCGCGCGGCGCTGGCCTGATTAGGAGAAACTTGCATGAGTCTGCAAGGTAAAGTTGCACTGGTCACTGGTGCCAGCCGCGGGATTGGCCAAGCCATTGCCCTGGAATTGGGTCGCAATGGCGCGATCGTGGTGGGAACGGCGACTTCCGAGTCCGGTGCCGAACGCATCAGCGCTACCTTCAAGGAAAACGGCATCGAAGGCTTTGGCCTGATGCTGGATGTCTGCAGTGCCGCTTCTGTGGAAGCGACACTGTCGCTGATCCAGGAACGAGTTGGCGCGCCGCTGATCCTGGTCAATAACGCCGGTATCACCCGTGACAACCTGATGATGCGCATGAAAGATGACGAATGGCATGATGTCGTCGATACCAACCTGAACAGCCTGTTCCGCCTCTCCAAGGGCGTTTTGCGTGGCATGACCAAGGCGCGTTGGGGTCGAATCATCAGTATTGGCTCTGTTGTGGGTGCCATGGGCAACGCAGGCCAAGTAAACTACGCATCCGCTAAAGCAGGGCTGGAAGGTTTCAGTCGTGCCTTGGCTCGGGAAGTAGGTTCGCGTTCGGTTACCGTCAACTCGGTAGCCCCCGGTTTCATTGATACCGACATGACCCGCGAACTGCCGGAAACGCAGCGTGAGACCCTGATCAACCAGATTCCTCTGGGACGTCTGGGGCAGGCGCAAGAGATTGCGCACGTGGTCGCTTTTCTCGCGTCTGACGGTGCAGCCTACGTTACCGGGGCTACAATCCCGGTGAACGGCGGCATGTACATGAGCTAAAAGTGACGCACTGCATCAAAAAAATGTCATACGTGCTGTCTAAAATCCGTTATAAAGCTGCAATCTATTTGATGGGCAGATGAGCGGTGCGGTTCGAAGGGGTGAGCATTAAGCTTGAAATGCGCAAAACCTCTTCTATACACTTACCCACCGGTCAGTTGCCCGAATTTGTCCACTAGGAGTTAAAACTAGGTATGAGCACCATCGAAGAGCGCGTCAAGAAAATCGTTACCGAGCAACTTGGCGTCAAGGCTGAGGAAGTTACCAACAGTGCTTCCTTCGTTGAAGACCTGGGTGCTGACTCCCTTGATACCGTTGAGCTGGTGATGGCTCTGGAAGAGGAATTCGAGACTGAAATCCCTGACGAAGAAGCTGAGAAAATCACTACCGTTCAAGCTGCAATCGATTACGTTACTGCCCACCAGGCGTAAGATTTTGTAATCGTTGTTGCTGTCATGGGAAAACCGCACTGCCTTACCGGCGTGCGGTTTTTTCTTTAAAACGATGTTTTTAGGTCGTCAATGAGAGAAGAGGAGAGTCCTGTGTCGCGTAGACGCGTCGTGGTCACCGGTATGGGTATGCTGTCGCCATTGGGTACGGATGTGCCAAGCAGTTGGCAGGGCATTCTGGCTGGTCGCAGTGGCATCGGCCTTATCGAGCACACGGACCTTTCGGCTTATACGACCCGCTTTGGCGGTTCGATCAAAGGCTTCAACGTCGAAGAGTATCTGGCGCCCAAAGAGGCTCGCCGGCTCGATCTTTTCATCCAGTACGGTCTCGCTGCCAGCTTTCAGGCTGTGCGTAATTCCGGTCTGGAAGTCACTGATGCAAATCGCGAGCGCATTGGCGTTGCCATGGGTTCGGGTATCGGTGGCCTGACCAATATCGAAAACAACAGCCGTTCACTGCATGAGCAGGGTCCGGGGCGTATCTCGCCGTTTTTCGTGCCGGGTTCGATCATCAACATGATTTCCGGGTTCCTGTCGATCCACCTGGGCGCACAGGGGCCTAATTACGCCATCGCCACCGCCTGTACCACCGGTACACATTGCATTGGCATGGCGGCACGCAACATCGCTTATGGCGAAGCAGACGTCATGATCGCCGGTGGTGCCGAAATGGCAGCCTGCGGTCTGGGCATGGGCGGCTTCGGTGCTTCCCGTGCACTCTCGACCCGTAATGACGATCCGACTCGCGCCAGTCGTCCGTGGGACAAAGGCCGTGACGGTTTCGTGCTGTCCGATGGTGCCGGCGCTCTGGTGCTAGAAGAGCTGGAGCACGCCAAGGCGCGTGGTGCGACGATTTACGCCGAGCTCATTGGCTTCGGCATGAGCGGTGATGCCTATCACATGACCTCGCCGCCGGATGACGGTGCAGGGGCTGCGCGCTGCATCGTCAATGCGCTGCGCGATGCCAAGGTCAACGCCGACGAGGTCCAGTACATCAATGCCCACGGCACCTCCACGCCGGCGGGTGACCTCGCTGAAGCCAATGCGATCAAGAGTGTGTTTGGTGATCACGCCTACAAACTGGCCGTGAGTTCGACCAAGTCCATGACCGGTCACTTGCTGGGTGCTGCAGGCGCTGTAGAAGCGATCTTCAGCGTGCTGGCCATTAACGGCCAGGTGGCGCCGCCTACGATCAACCTCGATGAGCCGGGCGAGGGCTGCGATCTGGATTTCGTACCTCATGAAGCGCGCAACATGCCGATCGATGTGGTGCTGTCCAACTCCTTTGGCTTCGGCGGTACCAACGGCTCACTGGTGTTCCGCCGGTTCGCCGAGTAATGCCTGACTGGATCGATGGCCAACCTGCCAGCGCGCTCTCTGTCAGAGACAGGGGCCTGGCTTACGGCGATGGCTTGTTTGAAACCATCGCTGTAAAGGCGGGGAGACCATTGCTGCTGGATCGTCACGTGCAACGCCTGCTCGGTGGTTGTGAGCGTCTGGCGATCCCGATCGACCCCACGCTGATCCATCACGAGCTGCTGGCTTTTGCTGCCCAGCTCGGCGAGGGCGTCCTGAAGCTGATTCTGACCCGGGGCGATGGCCAGCGAGGCTACGCGCCTTCCAGCGATGCTGAACCTAGAAGAATTCTCCAGGGCAGCCCGGCGCCAGCCTATCCGTCGAGTCACGCCGAACACGGCATCCGGCTGTTCCCCTGTGCAACCCGTCTGGCCGAGCAACCACTGCTGGCGGGCTTGAAGCATCTGAATCGCCTTGAGCAGGTACTGGCGCGCTCCGAATGGCAGGATGCTACCCATGCCGAAGGCTTGATGCGCGATATCAGCGGACGGATTATCGAAGGGGTCTACAGCAACCTGTTCCTGATCAAGGATCAGACATTGCTGACCGCTGACCTGAGCCGTTGTGGGGTCGCTGGCGTCATGCGTGCCGAGTTGCTTGAGCAGGCCAGTCAACTGGGTATTGCTTCGAGCATTCGCGACTTGCACAGCATTGACCTGCAACACGCCGACGAAGTCTTTGTCTGTAACAGTGTCTATGGCATCTGGCCTGTCACCGGCTTCGAACAGCTGAGCTGGCCGGTCGGTCCGCTCACCCGTAAACTGCAACGCACAGCCCATGCGCTTCTGGATATCGCTTAGTGATTCGAAAATTATTGCTGTTACTGGAAACCGGTGTCGTCCTGGTGGGTCTTGGCCTGGGCGTGGCTTACTGGCAGCAGAAAGAGGCGCTGCACCAACCCTTGAACGTCAGTCAGGAACAACTGCTGGACGTTCCTGCCGGTTCCACGCCGACAGGCCTGCTCAACCGTCTGCAGACCGAGGGGGTGATCAAGGACGCGTTCTGGCTGCGTCTCTACTGGCGCTTCAATCTGGCGGACGAGTCGCTGCACAGTGGTGAGTACCGCATGACGCCAGGGATGGATGCCCAGGGCTTGCTTGCGCTGTGGCAGCGGGGCGAAGTGGTGCAGTACAGCGTGACCCTGGTCGAAGGCTGGAACTTCCGCCAGGTTCGAGCGGCACTGGCCAAACAGCCCAAGCTGGAACAAACCCTCGCGGGCCTCACAGACACCGAGCTGATGAGCAAAATCGGCCACCCGGACGTGTTCCCCGAAGGTCGATTTTTCCCCGACACCTATCGCTTCGTACGTGGCATGAGTGATGCCGAATTGCTCAAGCAGGCCTATAAGCGTCTGGATGAAGTGCTCGATGAAGAATGGGCCAAGCGCGCTCCCGAGGCGCCGTATTCGAACCCTTATCAGGCGCTGATCATGGCCTCGCTGGTTGAGAAGGAGACCGGTGTGCCTCAAGAGCGTGGGCAGATCGCCGGTGTGTTTGTTCGGCGTCTTGAGCTGGGCATGCTGCTGCAGACCGACCCGACCGTGATTTATGGGATGGGCGAGCGCTACAACGGCAAGTTGACCCGGGCTCATCTTCGCGAGCCCACCCCTTACAACACCTATGTGATTGCCGGTTTGCCGCCGACGCCCATCTCCCTGGTCGGTCGTGAAGCGATTCATGCCGCGCTCAATCCGGTTGCGGGTAAAAGCCTGTACTTCGTCGCGCGCGGCGACGGCAGCCATGTGTTTTCCAACGATCTGGACGCTCACAATGCGGCCGTTCGCGAGTACCAACTCAAGCGCCGTGCAGATTACCGCTCCAGTCCGGCGCCTGCTCCGGCAGCAACGCCTGAACCCGCTCCGGTCGTCACGCCTGCGACCCCGGCCGAGCCGACGCCGCCTGTCGAGCCCGACGCGACCGTAGACGCCCCCGCAGCGCAAGGTGCCGAGCCGCCTGCTGACAGTGCCGCTGCGCAGAGTGAGCAAAGCCCTAAATGAAGATGACTGAGGACTGCCTGTGACTGGCCTGTTCATTACCCTTGAGGGGCCGGAAGGCGCAGGTAAAAGCACTAATCGTGAATACCTGGCGGGCCGTCTGCGTGCCGAAGGGATTGATGTTGTCCTGACCCGTGAACCGGGCGGGACTCCGCTGGCCGAACGCATTCGTGATCTGTTGCTGGCGCCCAGTGATGAGTCGATGCATGCCGATACCGAGTTGCTGTTGGTCTTCGCGGCGCGGGCACAGCATCTGGCGCAAGTGATTCGACCGGCCCTGGCGCGTGGCGCCATTGTTTTATGTGATCGGTTCACGGATGCAACCTACGCCTATCAGGGCGGCGGGCGCGGTTTGTCCCAGGAGCGGATCGCTGTGCTGGAGGCCTTTGTTCAGGGTCAATTGCACCCGGACCTGACCCTGGTGTTCGATCTGCCGGTGGAGATCGGCTTGGCAAGAGCTTCCGCGCGGGGTCAGTTGGACCGTTTCGAGCAAGAAGGCCGGTCGTTTTTCGAGGCCGTACGCAGTACCTATCTGAACAGGGCCAAGGCCGCGCCCGAACGCTATCGCCTGGTGGACGCCGCGTTGCCACTGGCTGAGGTTCAGCAATCCCTGGACGCTTTGCTGCCGCAATTGCTGGAGCTTTATCGCCGTGGCTGAGGCCTATCCCTGGCAGGACCAGCTCTGGCAGCAGATGGCCGGACGCGCCCAGCATGCCCACGCTTATCTGTTGCACGGCCCCATTGGTATCGGCAAGCGGGCATTGGCCGAGCGCTTGATGGCCACGTTGCTGTGTCAGCGCCCGCAAGGGCTGGATGCTTGCGGCCAGTGCAAATCCTGCATGCTGCTGGCGGCAGGCAGCCATCCTGATAATTACGTGCTGGAGCCCGAAGAGGCGGACAAGGCGATCAAGGTCGATCAGGTCCGTGATCTGGTGAGCTTTGTCGTGCAGACCGCGCAAATGGGCGGTCGCAAGGTAGTGTTGATCGAGCCTGTGGAGTCGATGAACATCAACGCCGCCAACGCCTTGTTGAAGAGTCTCGAAGAGCCTTCAGGTAACACTGTCCTGCTGCTGGTCAGCCACCAGTCGAGCAGATTGCTGCCGACCGTGCGAAGCCGCTGTGTGCAGCAGGCCTGCCCGTTGCCCAGCGAGCAAATGAGTCTGGACTGGCTGGCCCAGGCGCTGCCCGAGTGCAGTGAGGATCAGCGGCGCGAATTGCTGGTCCTGGCGGCAGGGTCGCCGTTGGCGGCCGTCAAGCTTCAGGCTCAGGGCGTGCGTGAACAGCGTGCTCAGGTGGTCGACGGCGTCAAGAAGCTGCTCAAGCAGCAGCAATCGCCAACCCAGTTGGCTGAAGGCTGGAAAGATATCCCGCTGTTGCTGCTGTTTGACTGGTTCTGTGATTGGTCGAACCTGATTCTGCGTTACCAATTGACCGAAGATGAAGAAGGCCTTGGGCTGGCTGACATGCGCAAAGTTTTGCAATACCTGGGGCAGAAAACGGCTCAGGGCCGGGTGCTGGAGATTCAGGACTGGATCCTCGCGCAGCGTCAGAAAGTCATGTCCAAAGCCAACCTCAATCGTGTGCTGTTGCTTGAAGCCTTGCTGGTGCAGTGGGCAGCGATGCCCCAACAACGTTAGGATTACTCATTCCCGATCCAAGGAGTTGTCATGAGCTTGCCGCTGAATTCCGGTCCACGTAATGGCATTTTATCCCTGACCATCAAGGACAAGTCTGTCCTGTACGCCGCCTACATGCCGTTCATCAAGAACGGCGGGCTGTTCATCCCCACCAGCAAAAGCTACAAGCTGGGTGATGAGGTGTTCATGCTGCTCAACCTGATGGATGAGCCGGAGAAGGTGCCGGTGGCGGGCAAGGTCACCTGGATTACGCCCAAGGGCGCTCAGGGTAACCGTGCCGCGGGCGTCGGCGTGCAATTCAATGACGGGGACAATACCGCGCGCAATCTGATTGAAACCTACCTGGCCGGTGCTTTGAAATCCGACCGTCCGACCCACACGATGTAGATGCCTGATTCCATGCTTGTAGATTCCCATTGTCACCTCGACCGTCTAGACCTCGCCGAGCACGCTGGCTCCCTTGATGCTGCGCTTGACGCAGCCCGGGCGCGGGGCGTTGGTCATTTTCTCTGTATCGGTGTCAGTGCCGATAACGCTGCGGCAGTCAAAAGCCTCGCTGAGCGTTATGACGACGTGGATTGCTCCGTGGGTATCCACCCGCTGGACTTGAAGCCCGGCGAAGCGCCCGCGCTGGACTGGCTGCTTGAGGAGTTGAATCATCCGCGGGTGGTCGCCATTGGCGAGACGGGTCTGGATTACCACTACGAGCCTGAAGCGGCAGAGCTGCAACAGGCTTCGTTTCGTCTGCACCTTGAGGCCGCCAAGGTCACTGCAAAGCCGGTGATCGTCCACACCCGGGGCGCGCGTGCTGACACCCTGGCGCTCTTGCGTGAAGCGGCGTTGCCCCAGGGCGGCGTCCTGCACTGCTTCACCGAAGACTGGGACATGGCCAAAGCCGCGCTGGATTTGGGGTTCTATATCTCGTTGTCCGGAATTGTCACCTTCCGCAATGCCGATGCCCTTCGCGACGTCGCGCGCCAAGTGCCTGCCGACCGCTTGCTGGTTGAAACCGATTCGCCTTACCTGGCGCCGATTCCGTATCGCGGCAAACCGAATCTGCCGCAATACGTGCGCGAAGTGGCCGAGTTTCTGGCCATGTTGCGCGGTGAGTCGTATGACGATTTTGCCGCGATGACCACGGCCAACTTCGCTCGGCTGTTTCCGTTAGCCCATGTGAAGAGCTGAGGCGCTCAAAGCCTGAATCCCGGGCAAAAAAAACCCGGGTTCTGGGGGGTGAATCCGGGTTAAGACCATTAGGAGTAAAACAAAGGTGCGCTATCCGTCGGCACCTTTACTGGCGCGTCACTTGGGGGAGATGCCGCGCCAACGGTGTAAGTATTGGCCAGTATTGCTGCGCGTCCAGTCGCTTTTGTACGTTTTTTAAACAGTTTTGGAATAGCACGGCTGCTGCTGAGTTCGATCTGGCGCTATGGGTGCTGCTGCCCCTGTAGAAGCTGCCGAAGGCTGCGAAACGCGTCGTGTCAGCCAGGCCGCATTTGTCGCGTCCGTAACCTGCGACAACTCCTGCAGGACCGGGGTGCGCCCAGAATACTCCTGATCTGTAGCGCCCGCGTTCTGCGCATTTGCGTTGCCATGGTGGGATGATCCGTGCAATTTCGCGCCAGTTAGGCATAATACCGGGCTTCGATTTAGAGCCCCTACAGACCCTTTCCTATGCAAAAAGAACCTCGTAAGGTCCGTGAGTTTCGCCGCCGCGAGCAGGAAATCCTCGACACCGCGCTAAAGCTTTTCCTCGATGAAGGAGAAGACAGCGTCACCGTCGAGATGATTGCGGATGCTGTGGGTATCGGCAAAGGCACCATTTACAAGCACTTCAAATCCAAGGCTGAAATCTATCTGCGCCTGATGCTCGACTACGAGCGTGATTTGAACGAGCTGCTGCACTCTGCTGACCTGGAAAAGGACAAGGAGGCGCTGTCCCGCGCCTACTTCGAATTCCGTATGCGTGATCCGCAGCGTTATCGGTTGTTCGACCGGCTCGAAGAAAAGGTCGTTAAAGGCAATCAGGTGCCTGAAATGGTCGAGGAGCTGCACAAGATTCGCGCCTCGAACTTCGAGCATCTGACGCTGCTGATCAAAGGCCGTATCAACGAAGGCAAGCTGGAGGACGTCCCGCCATATTTCCACTACTGCGCAGCCTGGGCCTTGGTGCATGGCGCTGTGGCGCTTTACCACTCGCCGTTCTGGAGCAATGTGCTGGAAGATCAGGAAGGCTTCTTTCAATTCCTCATGGATATCGGCGTGCGGATGGGCAACAAGCGCAAGCGTGACCCGGATGCGGTGACTGAAGTGGCGGCAACTGAGCCCAAGAGCGATCCTGCTGACATCTGATGCCGCCTGAAGTAAATCTGTGGGAGCGAATTCATTCGCGAAGAGGCCAGTACAGTCGATGTATCTTTATCGGCTTCAGTATTGCCTTCG of the Paucimonas lemoignei genome contains:
- the ycfH gene encoding TatD-related deoxyribonuclease, giving the protein MLVDSHCHLDRLDLAEHAGSLDAALDAARARGVGHFLCIGVSADNAAAVKSLAERYDDVDCSVGIHPLDLKPGEAPALDWLLEELNHPRVVAIGETGLDYHYEPEAAELQQASFRLHLEAAKVTAKPVIVHTRGARADTLALLREAALPQGGVLHCFTEDWDMAKAALDLGFYISLSGIVTFRNADALRDVARQVPADRLLVETDSPYLAPIPYRGKPNLPQYVREVAEFLAMLRGESYDDFAAMTTANFARLFPLAHVKS
- the acrR_1 gene encoding TetR family transcriptional regulator translates to MQKEPRKVREFRRREQEILDTALKLFLDEGEDSVTVEMIADAVGIGKGTIYKHFKSKAEIYLRLMLDYERDLNELLHSADLEKDKEALSRAYFEFRMRDPQRYRLFDRLEEKVVKGNQVPEMVEELHKIRASNFEHLTLLIKGRINEGKLEDVPPYFHYCAAWALVHGAVALYHSPFWSNVLEDQEGFFQFLMDIGVRMGNKRKRDPDAVTEVAATEPKSDPADI